The following coding sequences lie in one Atribacterota bacterium genomic window:
- the hisZ gene encoding ATP phosphoribosyltransferase regulatory subunit, with product MESILGMRDIYPREARLRRKIQETLCQLFKSWGYEEVEPPTVESYEIFAQTTGEEIRERMYQFVNREGKLVCLRPEFTTSVARMFAKEEETNLPRRVYYAGKIFRYPASPFCFESELTQIGVEHIGSNTIESDGEVIALAVSSLKALGIHGFQVDIGHVGVFRYLLAKLPLTDEERSIAKDLIKKKDFVALQNFWQKKKLEEHPAATFLLRFPFLRGREEILLEGQEWSQDSEWTTIMEYLKQIFVRLREFGLAEHLFLNLGLIRDFDYYTGVIWEGFSPHLGYPLLAGGRYDELFQIFGKDFPSCGFALFLERVVEAMQKYKSWEEKVTSPIRLTYPPGWGKKAFEVAEKLRQEGFSIVMEETEDEAFTLTSPVKTIQFSIPEMESIEKIIKELRS from the coding sequence CGTTGAGTCCTACGAAATTTTTGCTCAAACAACCGGAGAAGAAATTCGGGAACGGATGTACCAGTTTGTGAATCGGGAAGGGAAATTAGTGTGTCTGCGACCAGAATTCACGACCTCTGTGGCTCGAATGTTTGCCAAAGAGGAAGAAACAAACCTCCCCCGGCGAGTTTACTACGCCGGGAAAATTTTTCGTTACCCCGCTTCACCTTTTTGTTTCGAAAGCGAGTTAACTCAGATTGGGGTAGAACACATTGGCTCCAACACCATCGAAAGTGACGGAGAAGTCATCGCCCTGGCTGTATCATCTCTCAAAGCGCTGGGTATCCATGGTTTTCAGGTTGATATTGGACACGTGGGTGTGTTCCGATACCTTTTGGCAAAACTCCCCCTGACTGATGAAGAGCGAAGCATAGCCAAAGACCTCATCAAGAAAAAAGATTTTGTGGCTCTACAGAACTTCTGGCAGAAGAAAAAACTTGAGGAACACCCTGCAGCCACTTTCCTTTTGCGTTTTCCCTTCCTGCGGGGTAGAGAAGAAATCCTTTTAGAGGGGCAAGAATGGTCACAGGATTCAGAATGGACCACCATTATGGAGTATTTAAAGCAAATATTTGTTCGACTCCGGGAATTTGGATTGGCGGAACACCTTTTTCTGAACCTTGGTCTTATCCGGGATTTTGATTACTACACCGGGGTAATCTGGGAAGGGTTCTCACCGCATCTGGGATACCCACTCCTGGCAGGAGGACGGTACGATGAGCTCTTCCAAATTTTTGGAAAAGACTTTCCATCCTGTGGTTTTGCTCTCTTTCTCGAACGGGTAGTGGAGGCGATGCAGAAATATAAAAGTTGGGAAGAAAAAGTTACCTCTCCCATTCGCCTAACCTATCCCCCCGGGTGGGGGAAAAAGGCCTTCGAGGTTGCAGAGAAACTTCGCCAGGAAGGGTTCTCAATAGTTATGGAAGAAACCGAAGACGAAGCATTCACCTTAACCTCACCGGTAAAAACAATCCAGTTTTCGATTCCAGAAATGGAGAGTATAGAAAAAATCATAAAGGAGCTGAGATCTTGA